The following are from one region of the Priestia filamentosa genome:
- the prfB gene encoding peptide chain release factor 2 (programmed frameshift), with translation MELVEMKQELDKTANRLADFRGSLDLDQKEARIAELDEIMADPGFWNDQQSAQTVINEANSLKETVTTFNNLNESYENLQVSYELLKEEFDEDLAGEVEPELKELTDSLNKFELQLLLNGPYDKNNAILELHPGAGGTESQDWGSMLLRMYTRWAEAKGFKVETLDYLPGDEAGIKSVTLSIKGHNAYGYLRAEKGVHRLVRISPFDSSGRRHTSFVSCEIMPELSDDIEIDIRTEDLKVDTYRASGAGGQHVNTTDSAIRITHIPTNIVVTCQTERSQIKNRERAMKMLKSKLLQRKIEEQQAELDEIRGEQKDIGWGSQIRSYVFHPYSMVKDHRTNTEIGNVQGVMDGDLDPFIDSYLRSLMN, from the exons ATGGAATTAGTAGAAATGAAACAAGAGTTAGATAAAACAGCCAATCGCTTGGCGGACTTTAGGGGGTCTCTT GACCTTGATCAAAAGGAAGCGCGCATTGCTGAGCTAGATGAAATCATGGCAGACCCAGGCTTTTGGAATGATCAGCAAAGTGCCCAAACGGTCATCAATGAAGCAAATTCATTAAAAGAGACAGTCACAACATTTAATAACTTAAATGAATCATATGAAAACTTACAAGTATCTTATGAACTGTTAAAAGAAGAGTTTGATGAAGATTTAGCAGGTGAAGTAGAACCAGAATTGAAAGAGTTGACAGATTCTCTAAACAAGTTTGAACTGCAGCTTCTTTTAAATGGACCTTACGACAAAAACAATGCTATCTTAGAACTTCATCCAGGTGCTGGAGGAACAGAGTCACAAGACTGGGGCTCAATGCTTCTTCGCATGTATACACGCTGGGCAGAAGCTAAAGGATTTAAAGTAGAAACACTAGACTATCTTCCAGGTGATGAAGCTGGGATTAAAAGCGTAACACTTTCAATTAAAGGTCATAACGCATATGGTTATTTAAGAGCAGAAAAAGGTGTACATCGTTTAGTACGTATTTCACCTTTCGACTCATCGGGTCGTCGCCATACCTCATTTGTATCATGCGAAATTATGCCAGAACTTAGTGATGATATTGAAATTGATATCCGCACTGAAGATTTAAAAGTAGATACGTATCGAGCAAGTGGAGCTGGTGGTCAGCACGTTAACACAACAGATTCGGCTATACGGATCACTCATATTCCAACAAATATTGTTGTTACATGTCAAACAGAGCGTTCTCAAATTAAAAACCGCGAGCGTGCTATGAAAATGCTGAAATCAAAACTTTTGCAGCGCAAAATCGAAGAACAGCAAGCAGAGTTAGATGAAATTCGCGGAGAGCAAAAAGACATTGGATGGGGAAGCCAAATTCGCTCATATGTGTTCCATCCATATTCAATGGTAAAAGATCATCGTACAAATACGGAAATTGGAAATGTCCAAGGCGTCATGGATGGAGATCTTGATCCATTTATTGATTCATATCTTCGTTCGCTTATGAATTAA
- the cccB gene encoding cytochrome c551, protein MKKAAWALIIGATLIMSGCGASEEKSSSKEEKINVDEAGEAGKLYKQSCLGCHGDNLQGNNGPNLQQVGKKYSKEELSEIIVNGRGSMPKGLLEKEEANKVAEWLSTMK, encoded by the coding sequence GTGAAAAAAGCAGCATGGGCACTTATCATTGGAGCAACTCTTATTATGAGCGGATGTGGGGCCAGTGAAGAGAAATCTTCTTCAAAGGAAGAGAAGATTAACGTTGATGAAGCTGGGGAAGCAGGAAAGCTTTATAAGCAAAGTTGTCTTGGCTGTCATGGCGATAACCTTCAAGGAAACAATGGTCCGAACTTACAGCAGGTAGGGAAGAAATATTCTAAAGAGGAACTCAGTGAGATTATTGTGAATGGTAGAGGATCGATGCCAAAAGGGCTTCTTGAGAAAGAAGAGGCAAATAAAGTAGCCGAATGGCTTTCGACAATGAAATAA
- a CDS encoding flagellar hook-associated protein 2, translating to MTGMRISGLASGIDTESMVEKLMTAERVPLNKLTGQKQTLEWQRDQYREINTSLNELSNYTFDNMILSSTFNKKIVTSSEEGKVTATAVNTSQNISTQIDVKQLATSSRFKSSGFTSSAAAQELKFTVKDPESTEAREVSFSIKAGATADDVVKAINSSGLGVRAMNERILDTTSGQYVKTLVFVNNKTGTGGEIRAEDSSTRSYISDNLGIQLNGTVLQESEKGKDATVIIDGFEMQKTTNTFEINGMKYTLTGVTNTPVTISASTDVGAIFDKIKEFVTKYNETITKINEKVGETRYRDYAPLTSDQKKEMSDKEVELWEEKAKSGLLRSDSTLSSALNSMRFDFYTSVQGGSFGIDHLSEIGITTTKQYRLGGILEIDEAKLKKQIEENPQAISELFSKNGDTYDTQGIAVRLRNTIKDTITTIEKRAGNTGQSDTQYTIGKGLNDLDERINNFNDRLKMIETRYWSQFTAMEQAIQKANSQSSYLSQYFMQ from the coding sequence ATGACTGGAATGAGGATCAGTGGATTAGCAAGTGGGATTGATACGGAGAGCATGGTTGAGAAATTAATGACAGCTGAGCGTGTCCCACTTAATAAATTAACAGGGCAGAAGCAAACTTTAGAATGGCAACGTGATCAGTATAGGGAGATTAATACTTCATTAAATGAGTTAAGCAATTATACTTTTGATAATATGATCCTAAGTAGTACATTTAACAAGAAAATAGTTACTTCTTCTGAGGAAGGAAAGGTTACAGCAACAGCAGTAAACACTAGCCAAAATATCTCTACTCAAATAGACGTTAAACAGCTTGCGACTTCTAGTCGATTCAAATCAAGTGGTTTCACTTCTTCAGCAGCTGCCCAGGAATTAAAATTCACAGTGAAAGATCCAGAAAGTACAGAAGCCCGAGAGGTTTCATTTTCTATTAAAGCAGGAGCAACAGCTGATGATGTTGTAAAAGCAATTAATAGTTCAGGTTTGGGTGTAAGAGCCATGAATGAACGAATTCTCGATACAACAAGTGGTCAGTACGTTAAAACGCTTGTGTTTGTAAACAATAAGACAGGAACTGGCGGGGAAATTAGAGCTGAAGATAGTTCCACACGTTCATATATATCTGATAACCTGGGGATTCAACTAAATGGTACAGTACTTCAAGAAAGTGAGAAAGGTAAGGATGCGACCGTTATCATAGACGGGTTTGAAATGCAAAAAACAACAAATACTTTTGAAATAAATGGAATGAAGTATACTTTAACAGGAGTGACTAACACTCCTGTTACCATTTCCGCATCTACAGATGTTGGTGCTATTTTTGATAAAATTAAAGAATTTGTGACGAAGTACAATGAAACAATTACTAAGATTAATGAAAAAGTGGGAGAAACTCGTTATCGTGACTATGCACCACTTACAAGTGATCAAAAGAAAGAGATGTCTGATAAAGAGGTGGAATTGTGGGAAGAAAAAGCAAAAAGTGGACTTCTTCGTAGTGACAGTACATTGTCGAGTGCTTTAAATAGTATGAGGTTTGATTTTTATACATCAGTACAAGGTGGATCTTTTGGCATTGATCACTTATCTGAGATTGGAATCACAACAACAAAGCAGTATCGTCTTGGTGGTATCTTAGAAATTGATGAAGCAAAGCTGAAGAAACAAATTGAGGAGAACCCACAAGCCATTTCAGAGCTTTTCTCAAAAAATGGGGATACATATGATACACAAGGAATTGCAGTGCGTCTTCGTAATACAATAAAAGATACCATTACAACAATTGAAAAACGAGCGGGAAATACAGGACAGTCTGATACTCAATATACAATTGGGAAAGGCCTTAATGATCTTGATGAGCGTATTAATAATTTTAACGACCGTTTGAAAATGATTGAAACTCGTTATTGGAGTCAGTTTACAGCAATGGAGCAAGCTATCCAAAAAGCAAACTCTCAGTCTTCTTATTTATCACAATACTTCATGCAGTAA
- a CDS encoding chromate transporter produces the protein MIYVKLFLAFFIPGILGYGGGPASIPLIQNEVVDRYKWVTNQEFSEALAFGNALPGPIATKVAGYIGYEVGGVFGSIVGLFATVAPSLLLMLILLKILMKYKESPKVKRLTSYVRPTIAVLLGVMAYDFFFSSYEENGSFQTIGLVVVSFLLLEKFKVSAPYVIILALAYGAVFLR, from the coding sequence ATGATTTATGTTAAGCTTTTTTTAGCTTTTTTTATTCCAGGTATTCTTGGTTATGGTGGTGGTCCTGCATCAATTCCTCTTATCCAAAATGAAGTTGTTGATCGCTATAAATGGGTTACGAATCAAGAGTTTAGTGAAGCACTAGCATTTGGAAATGCGCTTCCAGGACCAATTGCCACTAAAGTAGCAGGATATATTGGCTATGAAGTTGGAGGCGTTTTTGGATCTATTGTTGGTCTTTTTGCCACAGTTGCACCTTCCTTATTGCTTATGCTTATTCTTTTAAAGATTTTAATGAAATATAAGGAATCACCAAAAGTGAAACGTTTAACAAGTTATGTACGTCCTACAATTGCGGTTCTTCTTGGAGTGATGGCATACGACTTTTTCTTTTCTTCATATGAAGAAAATGGTTCATTTCAAACAATAGGTCTTGTAGTTGTAAGTTTCTTGCTTTTAGAAAAATTTAAAGTGAGTGCTCCTTATGTGATTATATTAGCTTTAGCGTATGGAGCTGTCTTTTTACGTTAA
- a CDS encoding chromate transporter: MKQRDIFIAFFRSSILGYGGGPSSIPLVHDEVVKKYKWMSDEEFSDVLALGNALPGPINTKMAGYIGYRIGGIFGMINAVIATSVPTVILMILFLNLLYAYKDQPWVKGLSNAVLPVVGVMMLTLTWNFWKKSKESLGLLGGGFLIIASFIATELLHIHPAIVIVILLIAAFTKKDSKKEGEEKERSR, from the coding sequence ATGAAGCAGCGAGATATTTTCATCGCTTTCTTTCGCTCAAGCATTTTAGGGTATGGTGGTGGACCATCATCAATTCCTCTTGTTCATGATGAAGTAGTAAAAAAATATAAATGGATGTCTGACGAAGAATTCTCGGATGTATTAGCACTTGGAAATGCACTTCCGGGGCCAATTAATACAAAGATGGCAGGATATATTGGATATCGAATTGGCGGCATATTTGGGATGATTAACGCAGTAATTGCTACTTCAGTCCCAACTGTTATTTTAATGATACTTTTTCTTAATCTTTTATATGCTTATAAAGATCAGCCATGGGTAAAAGGATTATCAAATGCGGTGCTTCCTGTTGTAGGAGTTATGATGTTAACTTTAACATGGAACTTTTGGAAAAAATCAAAAGAATCGCTTGGTTTATTAGGCGGTGGTTTTCTTATTATTGCAAGTTTTATTGCAACAGAACTTCTTCATATTCATCCGGCTATCGTTATTGTAATCCTACTAATAGCTGCTTTTACTAAGAAAGATAGTAAAAAAGAAGGTGAAGAGAAGGAGCGTTCAAGATGA
- the secA gene encoding preprotein translocase subunit SecA gives MLGLFKKVFDGSGRQVSKLEKIANQVEQLADEMAALSDEKLRAKTAEFRTRYSKGETLDDLLVEAFAVVREAAKRVLGLYPYKVQIMGAISLHEGNISEMKTGEGKTLTATMPVYLNSLSGKGVHVVTVNEYLASRDAEEMGELYRFLDLTVGLNVNSLSREEKIEAYNADITYSTNNELGFDYLRDNMVLYRNQRVQRPLNYAIIDEVDSILVDEARTPLIISGTAQKSTSLYVQTNAFVRTLEQERDYTYDVKTKGVQLTEEGMSKAERAFHIENLFDIQHVTLNHHINQALKAHVAMQNDVDYVVDDGKIVIVDQFTGRLMKGRRFSDGLHQAIEAKEGVEIQNESMTLATITFQNYFRMYEKLSGMTGTAKTEEEEFRNIYNMQVVVIPTNKPVARDDRADLIYKSIEGKFRAVADDIAERYKKKQPVLVGTVAIETSEHLSQLLKKRNVPHSVLNAKQHEREADIIKHAGEQGAVTIATNMAGRGTDIKLGEGVRELGGLAVIGTERHESRRIDNQLRGRSGRQGDPGVTQFYLSMEDELMRRFGSEGMRSMMDRLGMDDSQPIQSKMVTRAVESAQKRVEGNNFDSRKQLLQYDDVLRQQREVIYKQRNEVLDSESLRDIVEGMIRSTIERVVATHTPKAELEEDWDLKAIVDYMNSNVLSEGQLDVKELKMKDPEEMIDLIFEKVKMLYNEKEAQLAEEQMREFEKVIVLRAVDSKWMDHIDAMDQLRQGIHLRAYGQNDPLREYQMEGFSMFESMIAAIEEDVTKYIMKAEIRNNLERQEVAQGQSAVHPKEESDEKAVKKKPKTNVVDIGRNAPCPCGSGKKYKQCCGR, from the coding sequence ATGCTTGGACTGTTTAAAAAAGTATTTGATGGAAGTGGGCGCCAAGTTAGTAAGTTAGAAAAAATAGCGAATCAAGTAGAGCAGCTTGCAGACGAGATGGCTGCCTTAAGTGATGAAAAATTGCGAGCTAAAACAGCTGAATTCAGAACACGCTACAGCAAGGGAGAAACGCTTGATGATTTGCTTGTAGAAGCATTTGCTGTTGTTCGTGAAGCAGCTAAGCGTGTACTTGGTCTTTACCCTTATAAAGTACAAATTATGGGGGCAATCTCACTTCATGAGGGAAACATTTCGGAAATGAAGACAGGGGAAGGTAAAACATTAACAGCAACAATGCCTGTTTACCTTAACTCTCTTTCTGGAAAGGGTGTTCATGTTGTAACGGTCAATGAATACTTAGCAAGTCGTGATGCTGAGGAAATGGGTGAACTTTACCGATTCCTAGACTTAACCGTTGGTTTGAACGTAAATAGTCTTTCTCGTGAAGAGAAAATTGAAGCATACAATGCGGATATTACCTATAGTACAAATAATGAGCTTGGATTTGATTATTTGCGTGATAACATGGTGCTTTATCGCAATCAACGAGTACAGCGTCCACTTAACTATGCCATTATCGATGAAGTCGATTCCATTCTTGTTGATGAAGCACGTACCCCGCTTATCATCTCAGGGACGGCTCAAAAATCAACTTCTCTTTATGTACAAACAAACGCTTTTGTGCGTACGCTGGAACAAGAAAGAGATTATACGTATGATGTGAAAACAAAAGGAGTGCAGCTCACAGAAGAAGGAATGAGCAAAGCTGAGCGTGCTTTCCATATTGAAAACTTATTTGATATTCAACACGTAACATTAAATCACCATATTAATCAAGCATTAAAAGCCCATGTGGCGATGCAAAATGATGTGGATTATGTTGTAGATGACGGTAAAATTGTGATTGTTGACCAATTTACTGGACGTCTTATGAAAGGGCGCCGCTTCAGTGATGGTCTTCACCAAGCAATCGAAGCAAAAGAAGGCGTTGAAATTCAAAATGAAAGCATGACACTTGCAACGATTACGTTTCAAAACTATTTCCGTATGTATGAAAAACTTTCAGGTATGACAGGTACAGCGAAAACAGAGGAAGAAGAATTCCGCAATATTTATAACATGCAAGTAGTTGTGATTCCAACGAACAAACCGGTTGCTCGTGATGACCGTGCTGACTTGATTTATAAATCAATTGAAGGAAAATTCCGTGCTGTTGCAGATGATATTGCAGAGCGTTATAAAAAGAAACAGCCAGTTCTAGTCGGAACAGTTGCCATCGAAACATCTGAGCATTTAAGTCAGCTTCTAAAGAAACGAAATGTACCACATAGCGTCTTAAATGCAAAGCAGCATGAACGCGAAGCAGATATTATTAAACATGCTGGTGAACAGGGTGCTGTGACAATTGCAACAAACATGGCTGGACGTGGTACAGATATTAAACTTGGTGAAGGTGTACGAGAACTTGGTGGCCTTGCAGTAATTGGAACAGAGCGTCACGAGTCACGTCGTATTGATAACCAGCTGCGTGGTCGTTCTGGACGTCAAGGTGATCCGGGTGTAACTCAATTTTATCTTTCAATGGAAGATGAACTTATGCGTCGTTTCGGTTCTGAAGGAATGCGTAGTATGATGGATCGTCTTGGAATGGATGACTCACAGCCAATTCAAAGCAAAATGGTTACTCGAGCAGTTGAATCAGCTCAAAAACGAGTAGAAGGAAATAACTTTGACTCTCGTAAACAGCTTCTTCAATATGATGATGTTCTTCGTCAGCAACGTGAAGTTATTTATAAACAAAGAAACGAAGTGTTAGACTCTGAAAGTTTACGTGACATTGTAGAAGGTATGATTCGCTCTACAATCGAACGAGTTGTAGCAACACATACACCAAAAGCAGAACTTGAAGAAGATTGGGACTTAAAAGCAATTGTTGATTATATGAACAGCAATGTTTTATCAGAAGGTCAGCTTGATGTAAAAGAGCTGAAAATGAAAGATCCAGAAGAGATGATTGACCTTATCTTTGAAAAAGTAAAAATGCTTTACAATGAAAAAGAAGCACAGTTAGCGGAAGAACAAATGCGTGAGTTCGAGAAAGTTATCGTTCTTCGTGCAGTAGATTCTAAATGGATGGACCATATTGATGCGATGGATCAGCTTCGTCAAGGTATTCATCTACGTGCATATGGTCAAAATGATCCGCTTCGTGAGTATCAAATGGAAGGTTTCTCAATGTTTGAAAGCATGATTGCTGCAATTGAAGAAGATGTAACAAAATATATCATGAAAGCAGAAATCCGTAACAATCTTGAACGTCAAGAAGTAGCTCAAGGTCAAAGTGCTGTTCATCCAAAAGAGGAATCTGATGAGAAAGCTGTAAAGAAAAAACCAAAAACAAACGTTGTTGATATTGGTCGTAATGCACCTTGTCCGTGCGGAAGCGGTAAAAAGTATAAGCAATGTTGTGGAAGATAA
- a CDS encoding LysR family transcriptional regulator has product MDERDWLILRTLYIQKNITKAAKSLYISQPALTNRLQQIEKEFGVQVVIRGRRGVQFTPQGEYLAHCSEDMLLRIQSIKENVLNMEDDFTGTLKLGVSNLFAQYLLPDLLKMFKDQYPKIEFKVTTDQSSSITHLVHNGSVHVGFVKGDYSWNDRKHLLFQEEVCIASKEKMELGNLPIMPRIDYRADPLLRTLVENWWVENYPQPPNVSIEVDKADTAKKMIINGLGYAILPTMTLNDVPMLHKIPLQNKQGELILRNTWMFYHEESMQLNMVKAFVNFVEKMTFKAS; this is encoded by the coding sequence ATGGATGAAAGAGATTGGCTTATTTTACGTACGCTTTACATCCAAAAAAATATTACCAAAGCAGCTAAGAGTTTATACATTTCACAGCCTGCCCTGACAAATCGCCTCCAGCAAATTGAAAAAGAATTTGGAGTTCAAGTTGTTATAAGAGGAAGACGAGGCGTCCAATTCACGCCTCAAGGGGAGTATTTAGCTCATTGCAGTGAAGACATGCTGTTACGAATTCAAAGCATAAAAGAAAATGTGCTCAATATGGAAGATGACTTCACAGGAACACTTAAGCTTGGGGTTTCAAACCTTTTTGCACAGTATTTGCTTCCTGATTTACTCAAAATGTTCAAAGATCAATATCCTAAAATTGAATTTAAAGTAACAACAGATCAAAGCAGTTCTATAACACATCTTGTTCATAATGGCAGTGTACATGTTGGATTTGTTAAAGGGGATTATAGCTGGAATGATAGAAAACATCTTTTATTTCAAGAAGAAGTATGTATTGCATCAAAAGAGAAAATGGAGTTGGGAAATTTACCAATAATGCCTCGGATTGATTACAGAGCGGATCCGTTATTAAGAACACTTGTCGAAAACTGGTGGGTTGAAAATTATCCTCAGCCTCCTAATGTAAGCATTGAAGTTGATAAGGCGGACACTGCAAAGAAAATGATTATAAATGGCCTTGGTTACGCAATTTTACCTACAATGACGCTTAACGATGTTCCAATGCTTCATAAAATTCCTCTTCAAAACAAACAAGGAGAACTTATCTTAAGAAACACGTGGATGTTTTATCATGAGGAGTCTATGCAACTTAATATGGTTAAAGCTTTCGTGAATTTTGTAGAAAAAATGACATTTAAAGCTTCATAA
- the fliS gene encoding flagellar export chaperone FliS, with the protein MTMNNAYQAYQQGSVNTATPGELTLMLYNGCLKFIRRAKTAIENREVEEKNKNLIKAQNIITELMVTLRTGSELSDQMRTMYDYINQRLMKANIESSVDILEEVESYVMEFRDTWKEVIQKTRSSKGYDHE; encoded by the coding sequence ATAACCATGAACAATGCTTATCAAGCTTATCAGCAAGGCTCTGTTAATACAGCAACTCCTGGAGAGTTGACACTTATGCTCTATAATGGTTGCTTAAAGTTTATTCGTAGAGCAAAGACAGCAATTGAAAATAGAGAAGTAGAGGAAAAAAATAAAAACTTAATTAAAGCTCAAAATATTATTACAGAACTGATGGTTACATTACGAACAGGAAGTGAATTATCAGATCAGATGAGAACGATGTATGATTATATAAATCAACGTCTAATGAAAGCCAATATTGAAAGCAGTGTAGACATTTTAGAAGAAGTTGAATCTTATGTTATGGAATTTAGAGATACATGGAAAGAAGTTATTCAAAAGACAAGATCATCAAAAGGATATGATCATGAATGA
- a CDS encoding AbrB family transcriptional regulator: MRNERFFYSIIFILISGVGGLLLSLTGLSIGWMLGTLILAAVLSLFRPKFLKLQEGKGIAPYWLRIGQCILAIELGQKINLSIIEIFAENWFTIIVVLVLSIFFALLSGFILWKCSSTDMLTSFFGTAPGGLSAMPGIAEEVGANTGVVSIIQTMRVFLVVLTIPMIVSSWFSSYSEPVSHLTETASAGGSFTLPHIIWALVLILAAWGGYYIGKILRFPAPWLVGGMVTVALVQALSSMYAGYDLVAYWPHSMMILSQLAIAGSIGSRFHKRMFQGLKRTIFVAFVSTIGLIVAMLVCAFFVSELTGISLVTAALAFAPGGIAEMATTSVVLHADSTLVVAVQVFRIIIVCIMLPPIFRLLNHWDARKAKSSHASA; encoded by the coding sequence ATGAGAAATGAGAGATTCTTTTATAGCATAATATTTATTCTGATAAGTGGAGTAGGGGGACTGCTCCTTTCATTAACCGGTCTTTCTATCGGTTGGATGCTTGGTACACTTATTTTAGCAGCTGTACTTTCTCTCTTTCGACCGAAGTTCTTGAAATTACAAGAAGGGAAAGGGATTGCTCCATACTGGCTTAGAATTGGCCAATGTATTTTAGCTATTGAGCTTGGTCAAAAAATCAATTTATCCATCATTGAAATTTTCGCCGAGAATTGGTTCACTATTATTGTTGTGCTTGTTTTATCAATCTTCTTCGCTCTTCTTTCTGGATTTATATTATGGAAATGTAGCAGCACAGATATGTTAACAAGCTTTTTTGGGACGGCACCTGGTGGATTAAGTGCAATGCCTGGGATTGCGGAAGAAGTTGGAGCAAATACTGGCGTTGTAAGCATCATTCAAACAATGCGGGTTTTTCTTGTTGTCTTGACTATACCAATGATTGTTTCCTCTTGGTTTTCTTCTTATTCAGAGCCTGTTTCCCATTTAACCGAAACAGCTTCAGCCGGGGGAAGTTTTACACTTCCACATATCATTTGGGCTTTAGTGCTTATTTTAGCAGCGTGGGGAGGATACTACATCGGTAAAATTCTTAGATTTCCGGCTCCATGGCTCGTTGGTGGAATGGTAACGGTAGCTCTTGTTCAAGCTCTTTCCTCTATGTATGCTGGCTATGATCTTGTTGCTTATTGGCCGCATAGTATGATGATTTTGTCTCAACTCGCTATAGCAGGAAGTATTGGCTCTCGTTTTCATAAAAGAATGTTCCAAGGACTAAAAAGAACGATATTTGTTGCTTTTGTAAGCACTATTGGACTGATTGTAGCAATGCTTGTTTGTGCCTTTTTTGTTTCTGAACTAACAGGCATTTCCCTTGTGACTGCTGCACTTGCTTTTGCTCCAGGAGGAATTGCAGAAATGGCTACAACATCTGTTGTCCTCCATGCTGATTCTACTCTTGTTGTAGCTGTTCAAGTGTTTCGTATCATTATTGTTTGTATTATGTTGCCGCCTATCTTTAGACTTCTAAATCATTGGGATGCAAGAAAAGCAAAAAGTTCACATGCATCAGCCTAA
- the hpf gene encoding ribosome hibernation-promoting factor, HPF/YfiA family, producing MIYNVRGENIEVTPALREYVEKKISKLERYFEEVPNSEASVNLKVYSDGQRIEVTIPLHSLVLRAEETNDDMYAAIDLVVSKLERQIRKHKTRVNRKSREKGGAKYAFAEMEGTTSTTILDEQEDDDEFEVVRTKSFDLKPMDSEEAILQMNMLGHSFFVYTNAETDATNVVYRRKDGRYGLIEPQA from the coding sequence ATGATTTACAACGTTAGAGGGGAAAACATTGAAGTCACTCCAGCACTACGAGAATATGTGGAAAAGAAAATTAGCAAACTTGAGCGCTATTTTGAAGAAGTGCCAAATTCCGAAGCTAGTGTGAACTTAAAAGTTTACAGTGATGGCCAAAGAATAGAGGTTACTATTCCGCTTCATTCTCTTGTCTTAAGAGCCGAGGAAACAAATGATGATATGTATGCAGCTATCGATCTTGTTGTAAGTAAGCTTGAGCGTCAAATTCGCAAGCATAAAACAAGAGTGAATCGAAAATCACGAGAGAAGGGCGGAGCAAAATATGCTTTCGCTGAAATGGAAGGAACAACTTCCACAACGATTCTCGACGAACAAGAAGATGATGATGAATTCGAAGTTGTCCGCACAAAGAGTTTTGACCTTAAACCAATGGATAGTGAAGAAGCCATTTTACAAATGAATATGCTAGGACATAGTTTCTTCGTTTATACGAATGCTGAAACAGATGCGACAAATGTAGTTTATCGAAGAAAAGATGGAAGATATGGATTAATTGAGCCGCAAGCTTAA